From the Amycolatopsis thermoflava N1165 genome, one window contains:
- a CDS encoding PQQ-binding-like beta-propeller repeat protein, whose translation MPEEKILFTHRRVITAALVAALVPTVSCATADSTSGYRLERLVTGTAMHTINGLALAPDGSVLTANLAGETISALDPATGQINSLVPQRDGRSDDLVVAPSGEIFWTDPLAGAVKGRDRDGRIRTVADNLPGVNSIAFDRSRQHLYAGQTFFADGLWEIDPRAGVAPRLVARDLGSLNAFAFGPDGMIYGPLGKRGQVARIDPRTGVASTVAAGFRQPVSVRFDSRDRLYALDGATGQLIRIDPATGAKDVVATLPAGADNMVIGPGDHAYVSNMADSAVTEVDLGTGARTTLTSSPLAFPQDIAFDGNTLYVADSTALRTVDPGTGVVTELARRLSSELEFPSGISVTAQHIVLTSELIGTVQVLDRATGEPAGEVHGLDNPSDAVELADGSLVVSEPANGRVLRVVDGRPRVLAENLGAPAGLALTPRGVVLAAEVTGGRLLQIDPTSGEVTEIARGLGAPRAVAVAPDGSSVVLDAGGRRVVSVNSRGEQQVLADGLAVGHLTQPYARSGGVAVGADGTVFVAADRENSVYTIRRAGR comes from the coding sequence ATGCCGGAGGAGAAGATCTTGTTCACCCATCGACGTGTGATCACCGCGGCGCTCGTCGCCGCGCTCGTCCCGACGGTGTCCTGCGCGACCGCCGACAGCACCTCGGGTTACCGCCTGGAACGCCTTGTCACCGGTACCGCGATGCACACCATCAACGGGCTGGCCCTCGCGCCGGACGGCAGTGTCCTCACCGCCAACCTCGCCGGGGAGACCATCTCCGCGCTCGACCCGGCCACCGGGCAGATCAACAGTCTCGTGCCCCAGCGGGACGGCCGCTCCGATGATCTCGTCGTCGCTCCGTCGGGGGAGATATTCTGGACCGACCCGCTGGCCGGCGCGGTGAAGGGCCGTGACCGCGACGGGCGGATCCGGACCGTCGCGGACAACCTTCCCGGCGTCAACTCGATCGCCTTCGACCGGTCCCGGCAGCACCTGTACGCCGGGCAGACCTTCTTCGCCGACGGGCTCTGGGAGATCGACCCGCGGGCCGGCGTCGCGCCGCGGCTCGTCGCCCGCGATCTCGGATCCCTCAACGCGTTCGCGTTCGGCCCGGACGGGATGATCTACGGACCGCTCGGCAAGCGCGGACAGGTGGCCCGCATCGACCCGCGGACCGGGGTGGCCAGTACCGTCGCTGCCGGGTTCCGCCAGCCGGTGTCGGTCCGCTTCGATTCCCGCGACCGCCTCTACGCGCTCGACGGAGCGACCGGGCAGCTCATCCGCATCGACCCCGCCACCGGGGCGAAGGACGTCGTCGCCACCCTGCCCGCCGGTGCCGACAACATGGTCATCGGCCCGGGGGACCACGCCTACGTCAGCAACATGGCCGACAGCGCCGTGACCGAAGTCGACCTCGGCACCGGGGCGCGCACGACCCTGACGTCGAGCCCGCTCGCCTTTCCCCAGGACATCGCCTTCGACGGGAACACCCTCTACGTGGCCGACAGCACGGCGCTGCGCACCGTGGATCCGGGCACCGGGGTGGTCACCGAACTCGCCCGCCGGTTGTCCTCGGAACTGGAATTTCCGTCCGGCATCAGTGTCACCGCCCAGCACATCGTGCTCACCTCGGAACTGATCGGCACCGTGCAGGTCCTCGACCGCGCGACCGGAGAACCGGCCGGCGAGGTGCACGGGCTCGACAACCCCTCCGACGCCGTCGAACTCGCCGACGGCAGTCTCGTGGTGTCCGAACCCGCGAACGGCCGGGTTCTGCGCGTCGTCGATGGACGACCGCGTGTCCTGGCGGAAAATCTGGGTGCCCCGGCTGGTCTTGCCCTCACTCCGCGTGGCGTCGTCCTGGCAGCCGAAGTCACCGGCGGACGCCTGCTTCAGATCGATCCCACGTCTGGCGAGGTCACCGAGATCGCACGGGGACTCGGCGCGCCCCGGGCGGTCGCCGTCGCGCCCGACGGATCCTCGGTGGTTCTCGACGCCGGTGGCCGTCGCGTGGTTTCGGTGAACAGCCGCGGGGAGCAGCAGGTGCTGGCCGACGGTCTCGCGGTCGGTCACCTGACCCAGCCCTACGCCCGGTCCGGGGGAGTGGCGGTCGGTGCGGACGGGACCGTTTTCGTCGCCGCCGACCGGGAGAACTCCGTCTACACGATCCGGCGGGCGGGCCGGTGA